In Puntigrus tetrazona isolate hp1 chromosome 18, ASM1883169v1, whole genome shotgun sequence, one genomic interval encodes:
- the LOC122363000 gene encoding uncharacterized protein LOC122363000 isoform X2, translated as MNTKANSAGHRCTEAAKMDHCHKESSFSCRTDRTSLQFNARSAREVLSSVLSLLMISHKRLGSTLPKRRGQLGQLDERSCTMKDVQPACVSVLFFFCKGLIEAFLLFIFTWMLLQILFSKQHLEVHLQILLAVGLAVLCFCLVIGCIVCCWHQKPRPLEDKEAGLSLPPLPADHVTVTLSPSPSINTLPIKQQYEELDGDVLDYPSFNSSSTPSEDDLSLPAPPPKSRFTLRRLSSPAVPYKASKPVRSRSSLPSIPKLSLVGKSRRAIDRKSSDNISESSKLGSESGRYYGSGSHKSTPSLHFTLHYSPAEGRLTVTVLGLYRGSRKLSGTSVKACLSPTRLAPILAGPKRRHSLGPEAPAQVFQLQVRSAEELQSCTLRLTVSSRDFSGLRETALGDLELPCAEIHWEPDCTVTFNRQLNPARRRLRKITMLSSTCVKTVKSSALRRRRAPAERTRFGTHPFSSIYRLVILADYPCSWRSS; from the exons ATGAACACTAAAGCAAACTCAGCTGGACATCGCTGCACTGAAGCGGCCAAAATGGACCACTGCCACAAAGAGTCATCCTTCAGCTGCAGAACTGATCGAACGAGCCTGCAGTTTAATGCCAGAAGCGCCAGAGAGGTACTCTCTAGTGTGCTTTCACTACTTATGATTAGTCACAAACGACTCGGATCAACCCTCCCAAAACGACGTGGTCAGCTTGGTCAGTTAGATGAGAGGAGCTGTACCATGAAGGACGTTCAGCCCgcctgtgtgtctgtgctcttcttcttctgtaaGGGTCTGATCGAGGCGTTTCTTCTGTTCATCTTCACCTGGATGCTCCTCCAGATCCTCTTCAGCAAACAACACCTGGAAG TGCATCTTCAAATCTTATTGGCCGTGGGCCTGGCCGTTCTCTGTTTCTGCCTGGTGATTGGCTGCATCGTCTGCTGCTGGCATCAGAAGCCCCGCCCCCTGGAGGACAAAGAGGCGGGGCTTTCCTTACCCCCTCTACCTGCAGATCACGTGACGGTGACTCTAAGCCCCTCCCCTTCCATCAACACTCTGCCAATCAAGCAGCAGTACGAAGAGCTGGACGGAGACGTTCTGGACTATCCCTCATTCAACAGCAGCTCGACTCCGTCAGAAGATGATCTTTCTCTACCCGCTCCTCCTCCGAAGTCTCGCTTCACCCTACGGCGGCTCAGCTCCCCCGCGGTTCCCTACAAAGCCTCTAAACCTGTCCGCAGTCGTTCCTCGCTCCCAAGCATTCCCAAACTCAGCCTGGTTGGGAAGTCACGCCGGGCAATTGATCGTAAAAGCAGCGATAATATTTCAGAAAGCAGCAAGCTTGGCTCCGAGAGCGGCCGATATTACGGCTCTGGCTCTCACAAAAGCACACCTTCCCTTCACTTCACCCTTCACTACTCTCCAGCGGAGGGCAGACTCACCGTCACCGTTCTGGGTCTGTACCGAGGCTCTAGGAAACTAAGCGGGACCTCGGTGAAGGCCTGTCTGTCTCCGACGCGCCTCGCACCGATTCTGGCCGGCCCTAAGCGCAGACACAGCCTAGGTCCGGAGGCCCCGGCGCAGGTCTTCCAGCTTCAGGTGAGGTCGGCCGAGGAGCTCCAGTCCTGTACCCTCAGACTGACCGTGTCCAGCAGGGATTTCTCCGGTCTGAGGGAGACGGCTTTGGGCGACCTCGAACTTCCATGTGCTGAAATCCATTGGGAACCCGACTGCACTGTCACCTTTAATCGGCAACTCAACCCCGCGAGAAGGAGGCTGAGGAAG ATCACTATGTTGTCATCAACCTGCGTCAAGACGGTGAAGTCATCAGCACTAAGGAGACGAAGGGCGCCGGCGGAGCGAACGCGGTTTGGAACGCACCCTTTCTCTTCGATCTACCGCCTGGTGATATTAGCAGACTACCCCTGCTCCTGGAGATCATCGTGA
- the LOC122363001 gene encoding semaphorin-7A, producing the protein MDWTAFCALFSCVSLVSSSKLHPRVTVDTGITRFSFENNISLMKLGDASSDKIIWVGGQSVLYSISPTQGSKPLQVNVPPFQNENKDSNSSPRSLRFSVLQEGADGNVLFICSSFDGNSECCNLTSSYSLTDCFTSENYEPDINEPSLLVGNMLYFTKRDKGLYRINNNKKYNIWPQTNEEEQTYLKLVAGKGQHKDKVYSFFTEKHKSEDESELWIPRVSQSCMDDNGGSKSLLQSSWTSMIYSRLFCGKGYEFTKMIDVATLETDNDIKVYALFRNYWNISAVCVYNMTEISSIFTSSEFNSRSVPDNHRPGTCGTDSTALSPEVLGFMKDRPEMKDWVMPENGPLLFTHRHYTHIQVDRVRGHTVLLLSLESGGVHKVLENPLFVIAEYLPFQHETHITSMLLDASERRLYVSSSHEVVQIDLQTCQAYGDQCNECRLSRDPYCGWDGLRCTSRAKFPALDILNCNKPEAAPSKTEVESESTVIHVSPSSKHFLLCPKTSHHAEYRWYRGETLEECVHSKQSCLYLIHSMNETHEGHYRCESTEEGYTQTLRQYTLSMSRSDGLRLAPLLLMLTACHGLLASF; encoded by the exons ATGGACTGGACGGCGTTCTGCGCGCTTTTCTCGTGTGTTTCACTCGTTAGTTCCTCGAAACTACATCCTCGAGTGACGGTGGACACGG GTATAACCAGGTTTTCTTTCGAAAATAATATTAGTTTAATGAAACTCGGTGACGCTTCTAGTGACAAAATCATCTGGGTCGGAGGACAGAGCGTGCTTTATTCCATCAGCCCAACACAAGGCTCCAAACCCCTTCAG GTGAACGTCCCTCCATTTCAGAACGAAAACAAAGATTCAAACAGCTCT CCCCGTTCCCTCAGGTTCTCTGTGCTCCAGGAGGGGGCTGATGGAAACGTCCTGTTCATCTGTAGTTCGTTTGACGGAAACTCAGAGTGCTGCAACTTG ACCTCCAGTTATTCTCTGACCGATTGCTTCACATCAGAAAATTATGAGCCAGATATTAATGAGCCATCATTACTCGTTG GAAATATGCTGTATTTCACCAAGCGTGATAAAGGCTTATACAggataaacaacaacaaaaaatacaacatttggCCTCAGACGAATGAAGAGG agcAAACTTACCTGAAGCTGGTCGCTGGGAAAGGACAACACAAAGACAAAGTTTATTCCTTCTTCACCGAGAAACATAAGAGTGAAGACGAATCTGAGCTCTGGATCCCGCGAGTCTCTCAGAGCTGCATG GACGATAACGGCGGATCTAAGAGCCTGCTTCAGAGCAGCTGGACGTCTATGATTTACAGCCGTCTGTTCTGTGGGAAAGGATATGAATTCACTAAGATGATAGATGTGGCCACACTGGAAACAGACAATGACATCAAAGTATATGCGCTTTTCAGGAACTATTG GAACATAAGTGCGGTGTGTGTTTATAACATGACTGAAATCAGCAGCATCTTCACGTCTTCTGAATTCAACTCTAGAAGCGTTCCTGACAATCACCGGCCTGGAACG TGTGGGACGGACAGTACTGCTCTATCACCTGAAGTGCTGGGGTTCATGAAGGATCGTCCAGAGATGAAGGACTGGGTGATGCCAGAGAACGGGCCCCTGCTGTTCACACACCGTCATTACACTCACATACAGGTGGACCGGGTGCGGGGCCACACCGTCCTGCTTCTGTCTCTAG AAAGTGGAGGAGTTCATAAAGTGCTGGAAAATCCTCTTTTTGTGATCGCCGAGTATCTGCCGTTTCAACACGAGACGCACATCACCAGCATGCTGCTGGACGCCTCGGAG CGGCGTCTGTACGTGAGTTCCAGTCACGAAGTGGTTCAGATTGATCTACAGACGTGTCAAGCGTACGGAGACCAGTGCAACGAATGCAGATTATCTCGAGACCCCTACTGTGGTTGGGACGGTTTGCGCTGCACCTCCAGAGCGAA ATTCCCAGCCCTGGACATCTTAAACTGCA ATAAGCCCGAAGCCGCTCCGTCTAAGACCGAGGTAGAGAGCGAGTCGACGGTGATCCACGTCTCTCCGTCCTCTAAACACTTCCTTCTCTGCCCAAAGACGTCGCACCACGCCGAGTACCGCTGGTACCGCGGGGAAACGCTCGAGGAGTGCGTTCACTCCAAACAGAGCTGTTTGTACCTCATCCACAGCATGAATGAGACTCATGAAGGACACTACAGGTGCGAGTCTACAGAGGAAGGCTATACTCAGACGCTCAGACAATACACGCTCAGCATGAGTCGCTCGGACGGGCTCCGTCTCGCTCCTCTGTTACTGATGCTCACAGCCTGTCACGGCCTGCTGGCGTCCTTCTGA
- the LOC122363000 gene encoding synaptotagmin-17 isoform X1, with protein sequence MNTKANSAGHRCTEAAKMDHCHKESSFSCRTDRTSLQFNARSAREVLSSVLSLLMISHKRLGSTLPKRRGQLGQLDERSCTMKDVQPACVSVLFFFCKGLIEAFLLFIFTWMLLQILFSKQHLEVHLQILLAVGLAVLCFCLVIGCIVCCWHQKPRPLEDKEAGLSLPPLPADHVTVTLSPSPSINTLPIKQQYEELDGDVLDYPSFNSSSTPSEDDLSLPAPPPKSRFTLRRLSSPAVPYKASKPVRSRSSLPSIPKLSLVGKSRRAIDRKSSDNISESSKLGSESGRYYGSGSHKSTPSLHFTLHYSPAEGRLTVTVLGLYRGSRKLSGTSVKACLSPTRLAPILAGPKRRHSLGPEAPAQVFQLQVRSAEELQSCTLRLTVSSRDFSGLRETALGDLELPCAEIHWEPDCTVTFNRQLNPARRRLRKSQSSQDALGDARASVCPVRFLGQILILLQYQTLAHRMKVMVRKAENLPKLTRIPGTPDHYVVINLRQDGEVISTKETKGAGGANAVWNAPFLFDLPPGDISRLPLLLEIIVMQGRLYTKSCVLGCVLIGCGGSEAGSQHWSEMCSRAQVETAFWHELQPSSS encoded by the exons ATGAACACTAAAGCAAACTCAGCTGGACATCGCTGCACTGAAGCGGCCAAAATGGACCACTGCCACAAAGAGTCATCCTTCAGCTGCAGAACTGATCGAACGAGCCTGCAGTTTAATGCCAGAAGCGCCAGAGAGGTACTCTCTAGTGTGCTTTCACTACTTATGATTAGTCACAAACGACTCGGATCAACCCTCCCAAAACGACGTGGTCAGCTTGGTCAGTTAGATGAGAGGAGCTGTACCATGAAGGACGTTCAGCCCgcctgtgtgtctgtgctcttcttcttctgtaaGGGTCTGATCGAGGCGTTTCTTCTGTTCATCTTCACCTGGATGCTCCTCCAGATCCTCTTCAGCAAACAACACCTGGAAG TGCATCTTCAAATCTTATTGGCCGTGGGCCTGGCCGTTCTCTGTTTCTGCCTGGTGATTGGCTGCATCGTCTGCTGCTGGCATCAGAAGCCCCGCCCCCTGGAGGACAAAGAGGCGGGGCTTTCCTTACCCCCTCTACCTGCAGATCACGTGACGGTGACTCTAAGCCCCTCCCCTTCCATCAACACTCTGCCAATCAAGCAGCAGTACGAAGAGCTGGACGGAGACGTTCTGGACTATCCCTCATTCAACAGCAGCTCGACTCCGTCAGAAGATGATCTTTCTCTACCCGCTCCTCCTCCGAAGTCTCGCTTCACCCTACGGCGGCTCAGCTCCCCCGCGGTTCCCTACAAAGCCTCTAAACCTGTCCGCAGTCGTTCCTCGCTCCCAAGCATTCCCAAACTCAGCCTGGTTGGGAAGTCACGCCGGGCAATTGATCGTAAAAGCAGCGATAATATTTCAGAAAGCAGCAAGCTTGGCTCCGAGAGCGGCCGATATTACGGCTCTGGCTCTCACAAAAGCACACCTTCCCTTCACTTCACCCTTCACTACTCTCCAGCGGAGGGCAGACTCACCGTCACCGTTCTGGGTCTGTACCGAGGCTCTAGGAAACTAAGCGGGACCTCGGTGAAGGCCTGTCTGTCTCCGACGCGCCTCGCACCGATTCTGGCCGGCCCTAAGCGCAGACACAGCCTAGGTCCGGAGGCCCCGGCGCAGGTCTTCCAGCTTCAGGTGAGGTCGGCCGAGGAGCTCCAGTCCTGTACCCTCAGACTGACCGTGTCCAGCAGGGATTTCTCCGGTCTGAGGGAGACGGCTTTGGGCGACCTCGAACTTCCATGTGCTGAAATCCATTGGGAACCCGACTGCACTGTCACCTTTAATCGGCAACTCAACCCCGCGAGAAGGAGGCTGAGGAAG AGTCAGAGTTCCCAAGATGCACTGGGTGACGCCAGGGCTTCTGTTTGTCCGGTGCGGTTTCTGGGTCAGATCTTGATTCTGCTGCAGTATCAGACACTGGCTCATCGCATGAAGGTGATGGTGAGGAAAGCCGAGAACCTGCCCAAACTCACCAGGATTCCTGGCACTCCAG ATCACTATGTTGTCATCAACCTGCGTCAAGACGGTGAAGTCATCAGCACTAAGGAGACGAAGGGCGCCGGCGGAGCGAACGCGGTTTGGAACGCACCCTTTCTCTTCGATCTACCGCCTGGTGATATTAGCAGACTACCCCTGCTCCTGGAGATCATCGTGATGCAG GGACGGCTGTACACAAAGAGTTGCGTTCTGGgctgtgttctgattggctgcggaGGTTCTGAGGCAGGAAGTCAGCACTGGAGTGAGATGTGCAGCCGGGCTCAGGTGGAGACGGCGTTCTGGCATGAACTCCAACCAAGCTCCTCGTAG
- the LOC122363000 gene encoding synaptotagmin-4 isoform X3 has translation MQMELEVHLQILLAVGLAVLCFCLVIGCIVCCWHQKPRPLEDKEAGLSLPPLPADHVTVTLSPSPSINTLPIKQQYEELDGDVLDYPSFNSSSTPSEDDLSLPAPPPKSRFTLRRLSSPAVPYKASKPVRSRSSLPSIPKLSLVGKSRRAIDRKSSDNISESSKLGSESGRYYGSGSHKSTPSLHFTLHYSPAEGRLTVTVLGLYRGSRKLSGTSVKACLSPTRLAPILAGPKRRHSLGPEAPAQVFQLQVRSAEELQSCTLRLTVSSRDFSGLRETALGDLELPCAEIHWEPDCTVTFNRQLNPARRRLRKSQSSQDALGDARASVCPVRFLGQILILLQYQTLAHRMKVMVRKAENLPKLTRIPGTPDHYVVINLRQDGEVISTKETKGAGGANAVWNAPFLFDLPPGDISRLPLLLEIIVMQGRLYTKSCVLGCVLIGCGGSEAGSQHWSEMCSRAQVETAFWHELQPSSS, from the exons ATGCAAATGGAACTAGAAG TGCATCTTCAAATCTTATTGGCCGTGGGCCTGGCCGTTCTCTGTTTCTGCCTGGTGATTGGCTGCATCGTCTGCTGCTGGCATCAGAAGCCCCGCCCCCTGGAGGACAAAGAGGCGGGGCTTTCCTTACCCCCTCTACCTGCAGATCACGTGACGGTGACTCTAAGCCCCTCCCCTTCCATCAACACTCTGCCAATCAAGCAGCAGTACGAAGAGCTGGACGGAGACGTTCTGGACTATCCCTCATTCAACAGCAGCTCGACTCCGTCAGAAGATGATCTTTCTCTACCCGCTCCTCCTCCGAAGTCTCGCTTCACCCTACGGCGGCTCAGCTCCCCCGCGGTTCCCTACAAAGCCTCTAAACCTGTCCGCAGTCGTTCCTCGCTCCCAAGCATTCCCAAACTCAGCCTGGTTGGGAAGTCACGCCGGGCAATTGATCGTAAAAGCAGCGATAATATTTCAGAAAGCAGCAAGCTTGGCTCCGAGAGCGGCCGATATTACGGCTCTGGCTCTCACAAAAGCACACCTTCCCTTCACTTCACCCTTCACTACTCTCCAGCGGAGGGCAGACTCACCGTCACCGTTCTGGGTCTGTACCGAGGCTCTAGGAAACTAAGCGGGACCTCGGTGAAGGCCTGTCTGTCTCCGACGCGCCTCGCACCGATTCTGGCCGGCCCTAAGCGCAGACACAGCCTAGGTCCGGAGGCCCCGGCGCAGGTCTTCCAGCTTCAGGTGAGGTCGGCCGAGGAGCTCCAGTCCTGTACCCTCAGACTGACCGTGTCCAGCAGGGATTTCTCCGGTCTGAGGGAGACGGCTTTGGGCGACCTCGAACTTCCATGTGCTGAAATCCATTGGGAACCCGACTGCACTGTCACCTTTAATCGGCAACTCAACCCCGCGAGAAGGAGGCTGAGGAAG AGTCAGAGTTCCCAAGATGCACTGGGTGACGCCAGGGCTTCTGTTTGTCCGGTGCGGTTTCTGGGTCAGATCTTGATTCTGCTGCAGTATCAGACACTGGCTCATCGCATGAAGGTGATGGTGAGGAAAGCCGAGAACCTGCCCAAACTCACCAGGATTCCTGGCACTCCAG ATCACTATGTTGTCATCAACCTGCGTCAAGACGGTGAAGTCATCAGCACTAAGGAGACGAAGGGCGCCGGCGGAGCGAACGCGGTTTGGAACGCACCCTTTCTCTTCGATCTACCGCCTGGTGATATTAGCAGACTACCCCTGCTCCTGGAGATCATCGTGATGCAG GGACGGCTGTACACAAAGAGTTGCGTTCTGGgctgtgttctgattggctgcggaGGTTCTGAGGCAGGAAGTCAGCACTGGAGTGAGATGTGCAGCCGGGCTCAGGTGGAGACGGCGTTCTGGCATGAACTCCAACCAAGCTCCTCGTAG